taattaatacaaattgtgtttgtcataatatttcccttttttgtcttttcattGCATTTACAGAAACCCTACAATCTTACTCGAACTTCCTCACTGGACTACgctgttgttcttttttttgtttttcttaatattttttacataagcaTCCATGGATCAATTTTTCATCCCTTACCTAAACCCTCCGTCTCACATCTCTATCAACTCCTAGCAccaacatttctaaaaaaaaaaaaatcaaatttcaggGCTCTTAAAAAGACGCACAAATTATGTTATTTCTAATCTCTTTCAAAATGTTTCCTTCCTTTCAACAACCTCATATCTTTAGACTCTTGGAGTGTTGTAATgatgtagaaaaaaatccaGGGCCCACAAAAGGTACAAAAAATCCACTCATTTCCAAATTGAGAGGTAAATCCGAGAGCAAACAGAAAGCCATGGATTCTTCAACCAACGGAAGTGGTGAAATGGATATGAATCGAATCCGGATTCTCTTAGAGGAGCACTCCAATTTACTAAGGGACCAAAGGGCTCAAACGGAGACACtcaagaaaaagtttgaatcCCAAAATATAATGACACTGGATTTTCAAGCAGAGCTAAGTGAAATACGGAGGAATTGGCAGTCCTTGAATGGGAATGCTGCTAATGATAGTAGGGATGTTCAAGAGCTTGGTTCGAAAGTGGACTCCCTCTCTTCGCTTTTAAATGATATACAGGATCGTCTCTACGAATTAGAtaaaagttggaaaaataatCTCGTTCTCTTTGGGGTTCCATGTGGGGACGATGAGGAAGATCCCATGGTGACTCTCGACAAGGTGAGGCTGCAACTCAAAATTAGATCCTTTTATAGCAAGTCTTTAATCCATCATAGGTCAGAGAAGTATTGCACAAAAAGCTATATATTAGTCGAGATATCCCTATGAGTCGGATATCACGAATTAATTATGGCCCGGATTGCAGAGGACATAAACCTATTCAGCTATGCTTGGTGAATTATCGCGATAAAGAAGAACTTCTCCGGAAAAGCCGTCTTTTAAAAGGCACAAATATTTATCTCTCTGAAGATTTTTCGCGAAAGGTTCGCGAACATCgacatgaattaattaaattcatcaaAGAAGTTCGAACCCGTGATCCAGCAAGGAGAATGACCTTGCGCTATGATAAACTCTATATGGGACATGACGTCTTTTTCTTTAATGATAGAACAAATCGGGTTGAAAAAATGCAGACGAATTTGGAGAGCTCAGCCAACTCAACGTTTACTGCGTCACTgggaaatttaattatcaatgacTCGCAGGTAAGGAAAGCAAATTCTACTAActcaaatgatttaatatttgaatatacaaaagAAACATGTTCTCAATTCCTATTCGAAgaacaagaatgaaaaaaagtgtAATGCAAACTCAATTGAAgaaaacttttattgtattttatcaaataattaattaaattttgttaaatggtATATGCACTAGGTTTCTCTCTTGAATGTAAAAGAAGACGATAACCTACGATCACGTTGAATTgataaaaactaactttttgCCTCAACTTCTGTGACTCAAACGTTTTGAATAGGATTCACgttttatctacatacatatatatatatataaagggagcggggatcaaattgtcgccaaaatatttttttacaaaaaacaacacaaaatataaattttttaacttttttattgaaaattaaaactatgacgagcatatagatatagagtagccattcattcgatataatcaccgttggtaTCAATAATGGCCTCAATAACCGGccacaggctcttctgaccatctcattgtccatgttgccgaatacctccttgatggagtccatcaggctggccttggtgctatggagATGTCtattggtatgtctctcgacatagccccagacaaaatagtccaaaggattaaggttgggagagttaggaggccagacatccttggttacgacgtcattacagttctcggttaaccactgcatggagattttggacacatggcagggtgctgagtcctgttgccacacccagggtcTGTCTCCGGCCAttatggacctggtagggtcatcctaaAGCATCTTCTTTACTTTGTCGACAAattcggtgtccctgaccttcctgtcggcgccctcctccttgggtgccctctttatggtggcatcaacatcccaggtgtcctctagcttcttacagatacgctgaacagtccgtaaattcactcttaaggttgaaacaatcgttgaattggagatttcacctccattattaaccaatgccatgactacggcggacctcgaaagctcctcgttccacttatagctctttatctcctcatatgatgacggcatgatgctaactgaactacgtatcgtcagctgatgagaatagctttcctatttggtaaccggtttttatttgataatgtcgtcttcaagttatcaaggtttaaagtaagcgacaatttgatccccactccctgtatGTATGAGCTTGATAGATTTCGCAAATTAACTTAcctttattacaataaataattaaactgttgtaaatactatttatattacaCTTTTGGTTATAACATAAAATGCTATATTAGTCAATGATCACTTCTCCCTccttaatgtcatattttaaccataaaaaagtagaaataaatttaaatatctatatacgTTGGATTTAAGTTTCATATATATTGTAGCAAACTAAATAAATGAGTCATGATTgatacatataatatgaaataaatcaatttcatatctttatgaaaatagtaaaaataaattgtacttatCAAcctttgtattactttttttctgaGTATGTTGTAGAGTAGACCAGAAATAGTTGTGGTACATTTTgcttttggctcaattacttgTAACTGGCTTGgcattcaaatttattgaattttgatttacggctagtgcggaaaagttgtcataattaaattgacctatgcaaaattgcattgtcctacaACGTCATTCTTAGGTCACacatcttgatcaaattatgaaaaaacgaaacactctttacttagtgaaattaaatgctaaaaatacattttttgttattttgcatgaaataactatgatagacattttttaacctatgaaaagggtttttaaactttttttttttttataatctcttATGGAATAGAAAGAAAAGTTAGGATTTGTTTTGTGAGAGGCCTAAAAGTCAGAAGTATTTTGCCTGCTAGGCGATTTTTGCGATTCAAAAACAtgaatcaaagaatttgcataaaatattttgtaaaagaggAACTTAAGGGCTCCGAaatacttgaaatgttgacTATAATGTTGAATATAAAAACAGTGTTTCAACTCTTCCCCCTCTCTCCTGCTTTTCAtacaattatgattttaaaaaaatgctcacAAATATGCGATATAGCAGTAATGATTCGACTCTTTAAATGTTGCAATTATTCCTTAGGGAGGCTTTTAATAGTTTCAAGAAACAGAGGTTGAGTTTGAAaggttttaagaataaataactatatttttattactgctGAAGGTTTGAGTTTCCCTTTTTTATACTCGTAGCAgattaaactattataatatttatattatagatccGGGATCAgtgttatatattaattaagcatGCTATATCTGAATTGTATAAGTCATTGGCGCCGAAACCATAGGGTCATTACCCCTCCcacatttgaataatttgtatatttatcacaataaaaaaaatcctcctctctcaaataattataaatgtcataattttggagaaaaaaaaatctatttctttttttgttattcctttgaatttagtttcttttgaaattttttaactctgaaattaaaaaaaaacaagttttgtctcttctaaaaaacTTATACCTTCTcatcatattttctatttcccTTTCGAAATTGGAGCCAGCAACATGGGAcagttaaaattcaattatagcaACCTTTCATAAGAAatacaaagaatatattatgggTGTAAGAGGAAAGATATTTctactttttcgagatattcgaaACAATTAGCACTCTGAGCTGGGGAGAGAGATTCGGAGTCAATCCAtagactgagggatgaggctgGAGAAGAGTACATCTCATTAAGTAAATTCCGACGACTTTCTCTTTTGACCACGGaccattacagtataattacaggatgaacgTAATAGATTTTATGGAgaggaacttctatgtcatcaaatccattattccatgaaacagaaaattacagGGAATTATAATGAAACGTCGTATCAGCTATGCTGCTCTCCTgacaaacattctttaaattgtcaaggttaccactttcatttttgatctatgattctttcatattgaataaaaaaataactacgcattatacaaataagaaagttattaattaattctgaaaatgtaaataattcatctttgatttgtttatctttttaacttttgaagtgATACATTCCCAATTAACACTCGGGATTTTTGTATACAGCACTGAATATCCAAAGTAATctcagaattaaatatttatttatataatacatatattagaagaagttttttatatatctcttaCGTGATGACCTTGTTCCCCtaacattttgaaatgtaattatctttttccaaaaatgaatcaataatcACCATTATAATGAGATATTGAATcctaataagaaatatattttggcaaGAGAACCTTAAATAAGTTTCAGAAAATGGTTAAAAACATAggtttaatacatatatttatatttataatgttgaagtatttttatttgttagttccattttgacatctcatagtttactattttccttGCTACAAACAAGTAGACACATAGTTTAATTGAGCTTTAAGAAGTGTAACTAAGTTAAAaataaggagtttttttttttaaaggtaggcatgaaaaaagaaacttaaatgACACTTTGATGAATGGTAAAGATggataacattaaataatattttagtctattttacataaatatgtacaatacgCTATTAAAGAGTCgttaaatttatatagaaaatgttAATAATGAAGTATTAAGTCATCAAGAGAGTCAATGAAATCGTTGAACAAGTAATATATTGTGATActtgattatttaatacaattagaGCAAATCAGTCATTTGTGTgctttctctaaaaaaatatattactttacatattattgttattgaattTGGGTCATGTTTTTGAGTGTATGCACATTAAATTACTTCTACAATCTTTGAAAGTTCTCTACGATTGAATGAGATTCCTTTTGTTTGGACAGAGATTAGAGCAATCTGCGTGCCCAAACCAGGGAAAGAAATCGTAAGCTGATCCAATGTCTTTTCGACCTATAACTTTATGATGTTTTGTTCTTGAAACACATGAGTGGATTCTTCAATGGTATCTTCAAGAACAACTGCCTCTATATATGTATTCGCAACACGCTTTTGAAATTGGTCGATCTAAGGACTCAGCTCTTGCCGAGGCAACTGACGTCCTTGAAGAGGCTGTTACGGCAAAGCCTCCAATCACCTAACTCCTCAAAACCCTGTTTTCCAAGCCAAGAAGTTAGCTATAAAAGAGGCTCTTTCTTCGATTAAATACAATTGTGAGAAATGGATACCTAGTGGATTTCTCATTTGGACAGACTCACAAGCATCAATTTGAGCTTTGCGATCGATAGAAACTAAGAGTTCCCTTGTCCGAGATATGAAAACTCTTTTGAGGTCGTTTGCTAATGAGgtccttctctctctctcctttgTAAGAGGTCACAGTAATGTTTCAGGCGGGAAATGTTTGAATGGTATATATTGCAAAACTATTTGGAGTagtcctttattttaaattctacgGCCGCCCTTCTGTCGGTCGACGTTTAGTCTATTCTACGTTTTGTCCATTTGATGTTTTGTCGGTCGATGTTTTGTCTACGCACCGTCGAATACTACTGCAAGTAGATGTATAagtctacatttttttatacattcgagtattttgggcatgttgaAATAAATCAGGATGGTAACGCGAACAatgtgaagaatgttttggaggagagctgcttagctgtcacgatttttcattaaatcagctaatAAGAGGGAGGAAGGAACGAAGAAGATAAATAAGGGCGGCATTAGTCAGAATTACTTCGCtgtcgatcctaaattctactctgagcttccatcaaggacttataattttgcaacaaattcTCACGATCCATACGagtgttcaatcaggtttttgaatataattgaatgtagtagaaaggAGTTAGTCAGGAGTTAATTAATGATGACAACAGctgatgaaaagaaaattcattctttatattaACAATTCCAAAGAACGGTGGATCTAAAAAATGCACCTCAAACAATCCTCAGTGCCCCTCTCCTGATTTGATGATCCCTCACACAAATTCAAGGttacattttaaactttgattttcttttttcaaaactgaAAGGATTATCATAGCAACTATAGAAGATAAAATATGGATCTGTAACCTTAGTTATAAACACTATTACTATTTCACATTTGTAGGCAGATGTGTTAGAAACGTTCAAACATAAAAGTTCCAAGAAGCCATCAgatatttatgtgtatatttgaTTAATCAATTGATTTACTACTCAtgtgtatatttgtttatattcttctaaaaaacGTGAAAAAATGATGATCTTTCTTCAAgattataacaaaaaagaagtcacgcttttatacaataatagtGGTTGAAGGGAGCGTATGAACATGTGAATAATTTTGTGAGAAAGAAAGTCAGAGGACTGTAGTAATAGTATGTGGAGGTCCTTCGAggatgtaaagaaaaaacatcaattgaatattgcttatacaagtttttattttatttacttttcttcaagaaaaaaaataaatacacagaCTGCCATAAAACTACATAAATTATACAGGGTCGAAACTAATAATTACCCCGCacttttaactttatttcaatgctttataagaagtaataccatcatccgatttaagccaagtatgccccgcccatttttcacaggcctctattgaggcccaATGTGTATCTCCAAGTACCATAGACAGAAACAGATGTTAGTGACTTGGTGTCAGGTCGGATTTGTGAGGGGGATGCATAAGAGCTTCTCGTGGAAGCTCCCGAAGCTTCTAGCGCTTCGTCAAAGATGTATGcagcctggcgttgtcttgattaAACACAATTCCCCTCTTATTCGAGTTGCTCCTGGTATCCAGTCCTCTGTAAAtgtttcaaaacatttttatggcCGAGTTTCAGCTCCTGAACGATTCTATGATTGCTGACATGACTCCaactacaaaaatgattataatttatgtaaataaaacttatttataattatttacattgaGTGTTTGTTAAGTGTTTTTCTAAATGATTATACATAGTAGGTATTCACTGtatagtattattaatttatgaaacttgaagGTCAActaatttattagtttactgtacaaatttcaaacgttcTCTATAGTGTATGCAATCACAATCCCCAAACATAtctaaagttaaattattttgttgggcAGAGCATAGCCACAATCCATACTATTTCATTACTTAGTTTTTGTgcatagtcaatgtcatcagagtaaagTGTAACGTTGCAGTGAGAGCCTGTTCGTATTGTTGTTCCTCGATTAcgagtgcataaattatgttcagaacttattaatgtattagcaatagatagattttgatccttTTCATTTGTTGTATcataatttccaaatattttctttatagccTGCACAACTATTACCTGCATATatctaataactacctatagctttttaaattaaatctttatgTATAGCCTCTAGATTTAAATGACTCAATTGACATTTTTGTTGTGTTTTGACGAGATTTGTAAGACAGAATCTAATTAATAATAGGAATCCAGAACGACTAAGAGAAAGATAATTAACGTGGAGGAATATGAAAACATAGGTTGACTTACAAGGAGCACATGCACATTATATTCatacacataatatatagaCTACTCTTCTGACATCTACAATACTGACAGGGTATTTATACATAGAATTATAATGTAAGCaccctacatatatatacataacacaTATCAAGTAatacaagaaaagaagaagatgcGGGGAAGAAAGAAGGAAGAAGATCCTTTGCAGTTTGTAAATACAGTACACTTacataggctataaaatatattattaaaaaaattgcttgttCGAGTCAGAgtcggtgacattcaaaatTCTGGAGTTGGGGATTTTATGTACCTACTCCGTAGCTCTGCCGACGTCagaatgtattttcaagtgAGGAGGGGGAGGGAAGGGGGGGATGGATTATAtaattgtgacgtcatca
The genomic region above belongs to Lepeophtheirus salmonis chromosome 8, UVic_Lsal_1.4, whole genome shotgun sequence and contains:
- the LOC121123428 gene encoding uncharacterized protein isoform X2 — its product is MDSSTNGSGEMDMNRIRILLEEHSNLLRDQRAQTETLKKKFESQNIMTLDFQAELSEIRRNWQSLNGNAANDSRDVQELGSKVDSLSSLLNDIQDRLYELDKSWKNNLVLFGVPCGDDEEDPMVTLDKVREVLHKKLYISRDIPMSRISRINYGPDCRGHKPIQLCLVNYRDKEELLRKSRLLKGTNIYLSEDFSRKVREHRHELIKFIKEVRTRDPARRMTLRYDKLYMGHDVFFFNDRTNRVEKMQTNLESSANSTFTASLGNLIINDSQNSLQQEVNWIRRPRSRIASRCTTPSSMSVSMEDFSENLPPILNGHRKAFSRQSSPTKGSFSHPSLVYGPISETRERKQQQTVRDNHEINEKKLLKSVGFKDNLSEETETPRSSINGATYQNHTPRNADHAEIDEVLTVIKNDEVFSPPVISPDQKSGKGYHISA
- the LOC121123428 gene encoding uncharacterized protein isoform X1, which produces MLFLISFKMFPSFQQPHIFRLLECCNDVEKNPGPTKGTKNPLISKLRGKSESKQKAMDSSTNGSGEMDMNRIRILLEEHSNLLRDQRAQTETLKKKFESQNIMTLDFQAELSEIRRNWQSLNGNAANDSRDVQELGSKVDSLSSLLNDIQDRLYELDKSWKNNLVLFGVPCGDDEEDPMVTLDKVREVLHKKLYISRDIPMSRISRINYGPDCRGHKPIQLCLVNYRDKEELLRKSRLLKGTNIYLSEDFSRKVREHRHELIKFIKEVRTRDPARRMTLRYDKLYMGHDVFFFNDRTNRVEKMQTNLESSANSTFTASLGNLIINDSQNSLQQEVNWIRRPRSRIASRCTTPSSMSVSMEDFSENLPPILNGHRKAFSRQSSPTKGSFSHPSLVYGPISETRERKQQQTVRDNHEINEKKLLKSVGFKDNLSEETETPRSSINGATYQNHTPRNADHAEIDEVLTVIKNDEVFSPPVISPDQKSGKGYHISA